The Amycolatopsis mongoliensis genome includes a window with the following:
- a CDS encoding carbohydrate ABC transporter permease, whose product MRTLVSPGALRSPRGKVVYGVVFACTLAVFVLAFMFPLYWVITGAMKSPQELAQTPATLVPHEWHPETFADAWDQLSLGKYFLNTLVVAGGAWLAQLAIDVPAAFALSKLRPKFGNVVLGLMLATLMLPATALLVPTYVTVTDLPLLHLNLINSPTAVWLPAAANAFNIYLLKRFFDQIPDELIEAARIDGAGPVRTLWRIILPISRPILAVVSILAVVTAWKDFIWPLLVFPDTEKQTLSVMLQRVAIDMPLNVLVAGMVLASLPMVALFLAFQRQILAGLTAGSIKG is encoded by the coding sequence ATGAGAACCCTCGTCTCCCCCGGCGCGCTGCGCAGCCCGCGCGGCAAGGTCGTCTACGGCGTCGTCTTCGCGTGCACGCTCGCGGTGTTCGTGCTGGCGTTCATGTTCCCGCTGTACTGGGTGATCACCGGCGCGATGAAGTCCCCGCAGGAGCTGGCGCAGACGCCGGCGACGCTCGTCCCGCACGAGTGGCACCCGGAGACCTTCGCCGACGCCTGGGACCAGCTGAGCCTGGGCAAGTACTTCCTCAACACGCTCGTCGTCGCCGGCGGCGCGTGGCTGGCGCAGCTGGCCATCGACGTCCCGGCCGCGTTCGCGCTGTCGAAGCTGCGGCCGAAGTTCGGCAACGTCGTGCTCGGCCTCATGCTGGCCACGCTGATGCTGCCGGCCACGGCCCTGCTCGTCCCGACGTACGTGACGGTGACGGACCTGCCGCTGCTGCACCTCAACCTGATCAACTCGCCGACCGCGGTGTGGCTCCCGGCGGCGGCGAACGCGTTCAACATCTACCTGCTGAAGCGGTTCTTCGACCAGATCCCGGACGAGCTGATCGAAGCGGCGCGCATCGACGGCGCCGGGCCGGTGCGCACGCTCTGGCGGATCATCCTGCCGATCTCGCGGCCGATCCTGGCCGTGGTGTCGATCCTCGCGGTGGTCACCGCGTGGAAGGACTTCATCTGGCCGCTGCTGGTGTTCCCGGACACCGAAAAGCAGACGCTCTCGGTGATGCTGCAACGGGTGGCGATCGACATGCCGCTCAACGTGCTCGTCGCCGGGATGGTGCTGGCCAGCCTGCCGATGGTGGCGCTGTTCCTGGCGTTCCAGCGGCAGATCCTCGCCGGGCTGACCGCCGGCAGCATCAAGGGCTGA